In one Culex quinquefasciatus strain JHB chromosome 2, VPISU_Cqui_1.0_pri_paternal, whole genome shotgun sequence genomic region, the following are encoded:
- the LOC6043942 gene encoding peroxiredoxin-6 — MRIGSTIPNFKADSTKGPIDFYEWLGDSWCVLFSHPADFTPVCTTELGRIAVHREHFEKRNVKILAHSVDDLKCHVDWVNDIKSYCPDIIGNFPYPIIADPSRELAVRFGMLDDNDKDDPELAQTVRALFIISPDHRVRLTMHYPTSTGRNVDEILRVIDSLQLTDRIKVIATPANWTPGTKVMILPSVSESDADRLFPNGIERVSMPSGHVYVRTTTDYE; from the exons ATGCGTATCGGATCAACCATTCCCAACTTCAAGGCCGACAGCACCAAGGGCCCGATCGATTTCTACGAGTGGCTGGGAGATTC ATGGTGTGTGCTGTTTTCCCATCCGGCCGATTTCACCCCGGTTTGCACGACCGAGCTGGGCCGGATTGCGGTCCACCGGGAGCACTTTGAGAAGCGAAATGTGAAGATTCTGGCGCACTCGGTCGATGACCTCAAGTGTCACGTCGATTGGGTCAAT GACATCAAATCGTACTGTCCGGACATCATTGGCAACTTCCCGTATCCGATCATTGCCGACCCGAGCCGTGAGCTGGCCGTTCGGTTCGGAATGCTGGACGATAACGATAAGGACGATCCGGAGCTGGCCCAAACCGTGCGGGCACTGTTCATTATCAG TCCCGATCACCGCGTCCGTCTGACGATGCACTATCCCACTTCTACGGGCAGGAATGTCGA TGAGATTCTGCGTGTCATCGATTCGCTCCAGCTGACGGACCGGATCAAGGTGATTGCCACACCCGCCAATTGGACC CCCGGAACCAAGGTGATGATTTTGCCCAGTGTTTCCGAGTCGGACGCCGACCGGCTGTTCCCCAACGGAATCGAACGCGTCTCGATGCCCTCGGGCCACGTGTACGTCCGCACGACCACCGATTACGAGTAA
- the LOC119767685 gene encoding venom serine protease-like: MILLRSLLVLVTTSLPLTFALFEGCDQQYQLTSTANVQLISPFYPNRYPSGSSCRYTLIAPSGYTIDLTCSIKMDTTAGSSACSSELLYISKEGFPSVVGSEFFCGSGTVARRSLFNKIMIAYSSSSASAAGSFSCQVQVKPQDCDCGWSVTQKIVGGSTAGVNEYTSLVGLLDKITVNVFCSGVIINYRYILTAAHCVDNTPSPDRIQALVGDHNYRNGLDTPYSRLYDIESIVWHENYVASTRDNDIAVLKTTVDMEWTRGVGPVCLPFNYWYYDFNTLQVDVAGWGTTSFGGPQSTTLLKTTLDVIANGNCPVQYVNSKKICTFTPGKDTCQFDSGGPLYLRGVQRMYTIGIVSYGGACAAATPSVNTRITAYLDWIQTKTPGATYCVK; the protein is encoded by the exons ATGATCTTGTTACGATCGCTACTGGTGCTCGTCACCACCTCGCTTCCCCTAACCTTCGCCCTTTTCGAGGGCTGCGACCAGCAATACCAACTGACCTCAACAGCCAACGTCCAGCTCATCTCCCCGTTCTACCCGAATCGCTACCCATCAGGCAGTTCCTGCCGCTACACGTTGATCGCCCCCTCCGGCTACACGATCGACCTAACCTGCTCGATCAAGATGGACACCACCGCGGGAAGTTCGGCCTGCTCGTCCGAACTCCTCTACATCTCAAAAGAGGGATTCCCATCCGTCGTTGGCAGTGAGTTCTTCTGTGGAAGTGGAACCGTTGCGCGACGATCGCTCTTCAACAAGATCATGATCGCGTACTCGTCAAGCAGTGCCAGCGCCGCTGGGTCGTTCAGCTGTCAGGTGCAGGTCAAGCCGCAGGACTGCGATTGTGGATGGTCAGTTACGCAGAAGATCGTGGGAGGTAGTACGGCGGGGGTCAACGAGTACACTTCGTTGGTTGGGCTGCTGGACAAGATCACCGTGAACGTGTTTTGCTCTGGGGTCATCA TCAATTACAGGTACATCCTGACGGCGGCCCACTGCGTGGACAACACTCCGAGTCCGGATCGTATCCAAGCCCTGGTTGGCGATCACAACTACCGGAACGGTCTCGATACCCCCTACTCTCGGTTGTACGACATCGAGAGTATCGTATGGCACGAGAATTACGTCGCGTCGACTAGGGATAACGACATAGCGGTCCTAAAAACCACCGTGGACATGGAGTGGACTCGGGGTGTCGGACCAGTTTGTCTTCCGTTCAACTACTGGTACTACGACTTCAACACGCTGCAGGTTGACGTGGCGGGTTGGGGAACTACAAGTTTCGGAGGTCCACAGAGTACGACCTTGCTGAAGACCACCTTGGACGTGATCGCGAATGGAAATTGTCCGGTTCAGTACGTCAACAGTAAGAAGATTTGCACTTTTACACCTGGTAAGGACACGTGTCAGTTCGATTCCGGTGGTCCGCTGTATTTGCGTGGGGTTCAACGGATGTACACGATCGGGATCGTCAGCTATGGAGGAGCCTGTGCAGCGGCCACTCCGTCAGTGAATACAAGAATTACGGCGTATCTCGATTGGATACAGACCAAGACACCTGGAGCGACTTATTGCGTTAAATAA
- the LOC6043943 gene encoding ADP-ribosylation factor-like protein 6 isoform X1: MGLFDKLSSMLKIKKEQINILVVGLNNSGKSTIVNRFKNPDERSNVIVPTVGFSIERFQTLFSLKSWPAQPGDQGVFFTAFDMSGATRYRSLWEHHFKSCQGIVFVIDSSDRMRLVVVKDELELLLQHQDIANRRVPILFFANKMDCADALSSVKIAAGLGLEKIKDKPWHISSSNALTGEGLQDGVQWMVHQIRECVASSKEKST; encoded by the exons ATGGGTCTCTTTGACAAGCTGTCCAGCATGCTGAAGATCAAAAAAGAGCAGATCAACATCCTGGTGGTGGGGTTGAACAATAGTGGCAAGTCGACGATTGTGAACCGGTTCAAGAACCCGGACGAGCGCAGTAACGTCATCGTGCCGACGGTCGGATTCAGCATCGAGCGGTTTCAGA CACTTTTCTCGTTGAAATCTTGGCCAGCACAGCCTGGGG ATCAGGGAGTCTTCTTCACGGCGTTCGACATGTCCGGTGCCACGCGATACCGCAGTCTCTGGGAGCACCACTTCAAGTCCTGCCAGGGCATAGTGTTCGTCATCGATTCCAGCGACCGAATGAGGCTAG TGGTCGTAAAAGACGAGCtggagctgctgctgcagcaCCAGGACATTGCGAACCGCCGGGTTCCGATACTGTTCTTTGCCAACAAGATGGACTGCGCGGACGCGTTGAGCAGCGTGAAGATCGCCGCTGGACTGGGCTTGGAGAAGATCAAGGACAAGCCGTGGCACATCAGCTCGAGCAACGCGCTGACCGGGGAGGGCCTGCAGGACGGCGTGCAGTGGATGGTGCACCAGATTCGGGAGTGCGTGGCCAGCTCGAAGGAGAAGAGTACCTAA
- the LOC6043943 gene encoding ADP-ribosylation factor-like protein 6 isoform X2: MGLFDKLSSMLKIKKEQINILVVGLNNSGKSTIVNRFKNPDERSNVIVPTVGFSIERFQNQGVFFTAFDMSGATRYRSLWEHHFKSCQGIVFVIDSSDRMRLVVVKDELELLLQHQDIANRRVPILFFANKMDCADALSSVKIAAGLGLEKIKDKPWHISSSNALTGEGLQDGVQWMVHQIRECVASSKEKST; encoded by the exons ATGGGTCTCTTTGACAAGCTGTCCAGCATGCTGAAGATCAAAAAAGAGCAGATCAACATCCTGGTGGTGGGGTTGAACAATAGTGGCAAGTCGACGATTGTGAACCGGTTCAAGAACCCGGACGAGCGCAGTAACGTCATCGTGCCGACGGTCGGATTCAGCATCGAGCGGTTTCAGA ATCAGGGAGTCTTCTTCACGGCGTTCGACATGTCCGGTGCCACGCGATACCGCAGTCTCTGGGAGCACCACTTCAAGTCCTGCCAGGGCATAGTGTTCGTCATCGATTCCAGCGACCGAATGAGGCTAG TGGTCGTAAAAGACGAGCtggagctgctgctgcagcaCCAGGACATTGCGAACCGCCGGGTTCCGATACTGTTCTTTGCCAACAAGATGGACTGCGCGGACGCGTTGAGCAGCGTGAAGATCGCCGCTGGACTGGGCTTGGAGAAGATCAAGGACAAGCCGTGGCACATCAGCTCGAGCAACGCGCTGACCGGGGAGGGCCTGCAGGACGGCGTGCAGTGGATGGTGCACCAGATTCGGGAGTGCGTGGCCAGCTCGAAGGAGAAGAGTACCTAA
- the LOC6043944 gene encoding venom serine protease 34, which translates to MSMLMLLLLGAIPSSTQQQQYSAGCDFYQDVASGQSYAIYSPNYGAPYPVNIRCRWTLATTPGSRIALTCPDVAIPQSASCYYDKLLISTGGQANLGDARAYCGTGTLTMESTGSSMVVALDVPASSAGGGRFYCTATKLDCACGMRRKKRIVGGTETLVNEFPMLAALVDSTGGGIFCGATIITNYHALTAAHCPLGRSITNLGLLVGDHDITSGTDTSYAALHRLASIRSHESYSTVTKQNDIAIVRTQTEILFTAGVGPACMPFKFFGASFVGVELEAVGWGSTDFGYPKSNVPMKVDLPVVDPGRCNGSYSYFSSSQLCTWNDGKDTCQSDSGGPLFYTDFYNGLVYLTGIVSYGRACATNDPSVSTRVTDFMSWVIQNTPEWTYCYQ; encoded by the exons ATGTCGATGCTGATGTTGTTGCTACTCGGCGCCATTCCCTCGTCGACGCAGCAACAGCAATACTCGGCCGGTTGTGACTTTTACCAGGACGTGGCCTCGGGCCAGTCTTATGCCATCTATTCGCCCAATTACGGCGCCCCCTATCCGGTCAACATCCGCTGCCGCTGGACGCTGGCCACCACGCCGGGCTCGAGGATTGCGTTGACCTGTCCGGACGTGGCCATTCCACAG AGCGCCTCGTGTTACTACGACAAACTGCTGATTTCGACCGGTGGCCAGGCGAACCTGGGCGATGCCCGCGCCTACTGTGGCACCGGAACGCTGACGATGGAATCGACGGGCAGTTCGATGGTGGTCGCGTTGGACGTTCCCGCCAGCAGTGCGGGCGGTGGTCGATTCTACTGTACGGCCACAAAGCTGGACTGCGCCTGTGGGATGCGGCGAAAG AAAAGAATTGTTGGTGGGACGGAAACACTGGTGAACGAGTTTCCCATGCTGGCGGCACTGGTTGATTCGACGGGAGGAGGAATCTTCTGTGGAGCCACAATCa TTACCAACTACCACGCCCTCACGGCCGCCCACTGCCCCCTAGGCCGTTCCATCACCAACCTGGGCCTGCTCGTCGGCGACCACGACATCACCTCCGGCACGGACACCTCGTACGCCGCCCTGCACCGGCTAGCCTCAATCCGGTCCCACGAGTCGTACAGCACCGTCACCAAGCAAAACGACATCGCGATCGTGCGAACCCAAACGGAGATCCTGTTCACGGCAGGAGTTGGACCGGCCTGCATGCCGTTCAAGTTCTTTGGGGCCTCGTTTGTGGGCGTTGAGTTGGAGGCGGTTGGCTGGGGATCGACGGACTTTGGCTATCCCAAGTCGAACGTTCCGATGAAGGTGGATCTGCCGGTGGTTGATCCGGGACGGTGTAATGGGAGTTATAGCTATTTCTCGAGTAGTCAGTTGTGTACCTGGAACGATGGGAAGGACACCTGCCAGAGCGATTCTGGGGGTCCGTTGTTCTATACGGATTTCTACAATGGATTGGTTTACTTGACGGGGATCGTAAGTTATGGTAGGGCTTgtgcaactaatgatccgagcGTTAGCACCAGAGTTACGGATTTCATGAGTTGGGTTATTCAAAATACCCCAGAGTGGACTTATTGTTATCAATGA